The Streptomyces sp. Mut1 genome window below encodes:
- a CDS encoding acyl-CoA dehydrogenase family protein, translating into MQLRESAAHQELRRELRAYFAGLMPEDERRRVGEEGVGGDRFREVVKRLGSDGWLGLGWPTEYGGQGRPAEDQYVFFDEVQRAGLPFPFVTVNTVGPTLMAHGSDEHRKRFLPGILSGDIVFAIGYTEPGAGTDLASLTTRAVRDGDAYVVDGSKIFTSGANTADYVWLAARTDPEAPKHKGISILIVPTSDDGFSWSPIRTVGGLTVTATYYSGIRVPAGDVVGAVDGGWRLITAQLNHERIGLAALGGRMIQLWERVLDLAREDGTADIPWVRAEFARTYARLEAMRLMNWKMTAAVAANTLTGADAGAAKVYGTETHIDVQRGLTQILGAAGRIRPESPGAALAGQVEQLSRQGIVNTFGGGVNEVLRDMVATQGLGLPRAGRGA; encoded by the coding sequence ATGCAACTGCGCGAGAGCGCCGCGCACCAGGAGCTGCGGCGGGAACTGCGGGCGTACTTCGCGGGCCTGATGCCCGAGGACGAGCGCCGGCGCGTCGGCGAGGAGGGCGTGGGCGGCGACCGCTTCCGCGAGGTCGTCAAACGGCTCGGCTCCGACGGCTGGCTCGGCCTGGGCTGGCCCACCGAGTACGGCGGCCAGGGCCGGCCCGCCGAGGACCAGTACGTCTTCTTCGACGAGGTCCAGCGCGCGGGCCTGCCCTTCCCGTTCGTCACCGTCAACACCGTCGGGCCGACCCTCATGGCGCACGGCTCGGACGAGCACCGCAAGCGGTTCCTGCCCGGCATCCTCTCCGGCGACATCGTCTTCGCGATCGGCTACACCGAACCCGGGGCCGGCACCGACCTCGCCTCGCTGACGACCCGCGCGGTCCGCGACGGCGACGCGTACGTGGTCGACGGCAGCAAGATCTTCACCAGCGGCGCCAACACCGCCGACTACGTGTGGCTGGCCGCCCGCACCGACCCGGAAGCGCCCAAGCACAAGGGCATCTCCATCCTGATCGTGCCGACATCGGACGACGGCTTCTCCTGGAGCCCGATCCGTACCGTCGGCGGGCTGACCGTCACCGCGACGTACTACAGCGGGATCCGCGTCCCCGCCGGTGACGTGGTCGGCGCGGTGGACGGCGGCTGGCGGCTGATCACCGCCCAGCTCAACCACGAACGCATCGGCCTCGCGGCCCTCGGCGGCCGCATGATCCAGCTGTGGGAACGCGTCCTCGACCTGGCCCGGGAAGACGGTACGGCCGACATCCCCTGGGTCCGGGCGGAGTTCGCCCGCACGTACGCCCGGCTGGAGGCGATGCGGCTGATGAACTGGAAGATGACCGCGGCCGTCGCCGCGAACACCCTGACCGGTGCCGACGCGGGCGCCGCCAAGGTCTACGGCACCGAGACCCACATCGACGTCCAGCGCGGCCTCACCCAGATCCTCGGCGCGGCCGGCCGCATCCGCCCCGAGTCACCCGGCGCGGCCCTCGCCGGCCAGGTCGAACAGCTCTCCCGGCAGGGCATCGTCAACACCTTCGGCGGCGGCGTCAACGAGGTGCTGCGCGACATGGTCGCCACCCAGGGGCTCGGGCTGCCGCGCGCGGGGCGTGGCGCATGA